A genomic window from Triticum urartu cultivar G1812 chromosome 7, Tu2.1, whole genome shotgun sequence includes:
- the LOC125523720 gene encoding uncharacterized protein LOC125523720 — translation MSALVVRSGKRKSRTECISYGLMDETDRVRRQYFEDKIWKDDATCLNMLRLGRGPFFRFCQLLRDRRLLQDMIHMSVEQQVGTFLHTVGHNVRDTPAGDNFRITGEVVSRYFKKVIHAIGELRHDLIRESSSATPTKIEGNHRWDPYFKDCVGVIDVTHVRASVTEDMEPRCRGRKTHATQNVMAAVDFDLRFTFVLAGWEGSAHDAQVLRDALERENGLRVPQGKFYLVGAGHGA, via the exons ATGTCGGCCTTGGTTGTTCGGTCTGGGAAAAGGAAAAGTAGGACTGAATGCATAAGCTATGGACTCATGGATGAGACAGATAGGGTGAGAAGACAGTATTTTGAGGACAAAATATGGAAGGATGATGCAACTTGTTTGAACATGCTTAGGCTTGGGAGAGGACCTTTCTTCCGGTTTTGTCAACTTTTAAGGGACCGCAGGTTGCTTCAAGACATGATTCATATGTCTGTTGAGCAGCAAGTTGGCACGTTCTTGCACACCGTTGGACACAACGTTAGGGATACGCCAGCTGGTGACAATTTTCGTATAACCGGTGAAGTTGTTAGTCGTTATTTCAAAAAAGTCATCCATGCCATTGGAGAGCTACGGCACGACCTTATTAGAGAGTCCTCATCGGCGACCCCAACCAAAATAGAAGGGAATCACCGATGGGATCCATACTTTAAG GATTGTGTTGGAGTTATTGATGTCACACATGTACGAGCCTCTGTTACAGAAGACATGGAGCCTCGCTGTCGTGGTAGAAAGACCCATGCCACTCAAAATGTGATGGCGGCTGTTGATTTTGATCTTCGGTTCACATTTGTGTTGGCTGGTTGGGAGgggtcagcacatgatgctcaagTTTTACGTGATGCTTTGGAACGTGAAAATGGTCTACGTGTCCCACAAG GAAAATTCTATCTAGTTGGTGCTGGACATGGAGCCTAA
- the LOC125521425 gene encoding putative glycerol-3-phosphate transporter 5 yields the protein MEPAAAPASPAPPHGGHTPTVGGNARAVRRRQYAVLALTFAAYAAFHASRKPPSIVKAVLSADWAPFTGPEGTHRLGELDVAFLAAYAAAMFAAGHLADRADLRLLLGAAMLASGAASAALGAAYFLGVHGLPFFLAAQVASGVVQSAGWPCVVAVVGNWFGHASRRGTIMGVWNSHTSVGNIAGSVLAAAVLEFGWGWSFLVPAFVIAALGVLVLVFLVAHPSDAGLDLDSMMEVEMNGDGGEEVELLVEDKKEAEVHDDDELELEMEMRSQLPTAIGFLEAWRLPGVAEYAFCLFFSKLVAYTFLYWLPFYIRNNAVAGQFLSHKASGILSIVFDIGGVLGGISAGFLSDAIGARAITSALFLLLSIPALILYRTFGSISMCHNIGLMFLSGYFVNGPYSLITTAVATDLGTQDAIKGNSRALATVSAIIDGTGSVGAALGPLLTGYISTRGWNSVFFMLIVSISLALVFLIRIARDEIAAKIGARR from the exons atgGAACCCGCGGCAGCGCCAGCCTCCCCCGCGCCCCCTCACGGAGGCCATACCCCCACTGTCGGCGGCAACGCGCGGGCCGTCCGGCGGCGCCAGTACGCGGTGCTGGCGCTCACCTTCGCGGCCTACGCGGCGTTCCACGCCTCCCGCAAGCCGCCCAGCATCGTCAAGGCGGTCCTCTCGGCCGACTGGGCGCCCTTCACCGGGCCCGAGGGGACCCACCGCCTGGGCGAGCTCGACGTCGCCTTCCTCGCCGCCTACGCCGCCGCCATGTTCGCCGCGGGCCACCTGGCCGACCGCGCCgacctccgcctcctcctcggcGCCGCCATGCTCGCCTCGGGGGCCGCGTCGGCGGCGCTCGGCGCGGCCTACTTCCTGGGCGTCCACGgcctccccttcttcctcgccgcGCAGGTCGCCAGCGGCGTGGTCCAGTCCGCCGGGTGGCCCTGCGTCGTCGCCGTCGTGGGCAACTGGTTCGGCCACGCCTCCCGCCGCGGGACCATCATGGGGGTGTGGAACTCGCACACCTCCGTCGGCAACATCGCCGGCTccgtcctcgccgccgccgtgctCGAGTTCGGCTGGGGGTGGTCCTTCTTGGTCCCCGCGTTCGTCATCGCCGCGCTCGGGGTCCTGGTGCTGGTGTTCTTGGTCGCTCACCCGAGCGATGCTGGCTTGGACCTGGATTCAATGATGGAGGTTGAGATGAATGGGGATGGTGGGGAGGAGGTGGAGCTTCTTGTAGAGGACAAGAAAGAGGCTGAAGTGCATGATGATGATGAATTGGAATTGGAAATGGAAATGAGGTCCCAATTACCTACGGCCATCGGGTTCTTGGAGGCATGGAGATTGCCTGGTGTCGCGGAATATGCATTCTGCCTCTTCTTCTCCAAGCTTGTTGCTTATACCTTCCTCTACTGGTTGCCATTCTACATCAGGAACAATG CTGTAGCAGGCCAGTTCTTGTCACACAAGGCTTCAGGAATTCTGTCCATTGTATTCGACATCGGAGGAGTGTTGGGAGGGATTTCAGCTGGCTTCCTCTCAGACGCAATAGGTGCCAGAGCTATAACATCAGCTCTGTTCCTTCTCCTCTCGATCCCCGCTCTTATCCTTTACCGGACATTCGGAAGCATATCCATGTGTCACAACATCGGCCTCATGTTCCTCTCCGGCTACTTCGTGAACGGCCCATACTCCCTCATCACCACGGCCGTCGCAACTGATCTCGGCACCCAGGACGCGATCAAGGGGAATTCACGTGCACTAGCCACTGTCTCTGCGATAATCGACGGCACCGGTTCTGTTGGTGCAGCATTGGGGCCCTTGCTGACGGGGTACATCTCGACAAGAGGATGGAACAGCGTGTTCTTCATGCTGATCGTATCCATATCCCTTGCCCTCGTGTTTTTGATACGCATAGCCAGGGATGAGATAGCTGCCAAGATCGGCGCCAGGCGTTAG